Genomic segment of Candidatus Poribacteria bacterium:
TGCACGTCAAAAGAGATTTCGATGCCGGTACCGACGATTTCACCGTCACCCTGTACGGCATGTCCATCGCCAAGATGAAAAAGCGCGCCAGGGACAAAGACAGGCAAGTAGACGGTGACACCCTCCTTAAAACCGCGATAGTCCATGTTTCCGCCGTGTGTAGAGGAGGTCGCTGTCGAGATCGCTTGCCCACGCGGTGGTGCAACACCGAAACATCCGACCATCGGCTCAAGTGGTAGCGTGAGTTTACCCAATTGCGTCTCTGGGGTCATCAACGTCGCTGTCCACTTCTCCACATCCACATGCCACTCAGCGAGACCGCCTTCTGGCATCTCGGACGCTACGTAGTGCGGATCAAGAACATTCGGAGCGACGACCATAGCCGTCCTCCCGATTTTTCGGTTTGGAAGGATCCGGTCAAAATGGATTGATAATGTATCACCGGGTTCCGCCGATTCAATATAAAAAGGACCTGTTTGTGGATTGCCTCTCTCGGTGACCTGTGTATCTGTGGCATCGTATCCGGCGTTATCCACCGTTGTTGTGAAAACGGTGTCTCCGCTCTCAATATGTAGCACCGGTTCATGCGCGCCGATTGCTGTGTAGTAGACAGTCGGTTCAAAGTGATGTGTCGCCATATCTGAAATTCCTTTCCTATTCTTCAAGATGACTGGAGTAGTTTTCCAAGCAATATATCACGTTTGAGAGGCACTGTCAAGGTAGGAGTATCAGTTTTGGTTTTCTGTCCGTTTTAGAGAAAGTATTGAAACCAAAAGGTTCCTCCTACCAGTTTTTAGGGCGAACCGTGGGTTGTTCAAATTGACTTGGCAGAACCGGAGCAGTTTCTGTAAAAATAACCGAAGTTGCTACCTATGTAAAAAGTTGCTTGATGACGGTTAGCGATACATTTGTCAGTCCGAATGCCGTTGAATTGGGTTGTCCTCCGATCGCCATAGTTTGCTAATTGTTAATTTTCGGAAACCCCATAGAGTATTAAGCACCCTGCAACCGTTCCGAATGCCAGACCGCCAGCTGCCGATCTTGACTGAAGCGATCGCATTTGGCTTTGGTATGTATCCGTGTAAGCCTGAATGTATTCAGGTGATTTTCCGAGCAACCTTTCAGGCGACGGGTGTCTCGGGCTGAAGCGCATCACAAGGTGTGACGTTAGGCAACCGGCAGCTAAACCGATAACGGCACCACCAAACTGTGCGTCATTCGGATCGATAGGCGAGAGAGAATAGCCAGCATAGATGCCGTAGTCTGGCGAGAGCTCAGGGGCTATCAGTGAACCGACAGCGTATCCAGCGATACATGCCATAGGTCCAAGTGCCCCGATCATAAACCATGTTGATTTATCAAAATTCGCCTCTGCATCGGCTTCCGCATCGGTTTTCGCCTGATATTCCACACTTACCACTTGCGGAAAACAGTTCAATGCGATATTCAAAAACAAGACACCTGTCATAAACAGAGCGATTTTGCGAGTCATAAAGGTCACTTCCTTTCGTTTTTATCTCTCATCGCATATACCAAGAAACAACTGCTTTGGCAATGTTGTTAATTCCAAACTGTGTATCAATAACGTTGACATTCAAGAAACCTTAAAACCCTCCGAGGCGAGTATCGCCAAAGAGTCTGAAATAGAGTCTGCCTGCGATTTCCTCCCCAGAAGAGAGTGCCTCAACAATCACGTACCCAGCGATAGTCGTGCTGCCGATACAACCTATCAATGCAGAACGGTTGCGCAATGTCTTTGTTTTTCGGCGATATTCTGCAGAATAGCGAATTACATATTCAGATGATTTTCCGATCAGTCGTTGTGCGGGTATTTCAACCCCCGCATTGATAGCAACTATATAGCCTGTTGGCCCAAAACAGCATCCATAGAAAAACCATCGGGTTTTATTTATATCCGCCGCAGCGTCTTTTCTGGCATCCGCAACAGCCTTCGCAGAAATATCAGTTTCTGTTGAAAAAGCAGGCATAACAGAATAAGTGAATAACAGGATAATCAAAACAGGGGCAATACATTTTTTCATTTTAACACCTCACGTGAAAAGTTTTTAATCTGGCATTTTTTTAGATGAAAAAAAGACAACAACCACGGTGGATGTCAACGCGACAGGGTGTCGCGTCTGAGAATCACATCCAAAGGGTTGCTATGTTTCCATTGCCTTCAAATGGGAAAGCACCTCTGAACTTCCTGATGATGTGACTATCCAGGTTCTTACCCAATTTTGCCAACCTCTCAATACTCAGTTTCTTTCGCTACAGGTTCGGGAGAAACTGCCTGCTGTTTTAGGACCTTGCGGAGGCACTTCATTCGCTCTCCACAATATCCGCAAGATTTCTTTCCTGATTTTGTTTCTGCGGAAGATTTTGTTAATTATAACCCAAGTTGCCACTTGCGTAACTAACGCGATCGGTTGGTAGACCAGCGAAAAAACTGTAAGGAGCCAAAGCGTCTGTGAAGCGGACTCTTACTTCTGCAGTTTCAAATCTCCCCACTTCGTAATCATTTTACCACTTGAGGATACAAATCCTCTCATACGTACGGTTGCTAACTGCTTGCGAACACCGGCATGAGAAACATCCTCTATCCGATAATAGTAAACGATATTCGGCTTGGCAGTAGTGTCTGTCCATGTATAGGTGTGCCGTTCACTCGTTGTGCCTGCACCTTGAATGAGTGTGGGATTGACAACCTTAAATGTGCCATCTATGTTTTCGCTGCGGTAAATATAGAATCCTGCGTTGTCAACCTCTGATTGGGTTGTCCATTTGACGACAACGCCTGCAGGTGTTAATTCTGCCCGGAAACTCGACAACGTTACAGGCAGCGGTTCGCCCCCTTCTTTAAGATAGATTTTCATATCTGGATTCTTTCCGAGAAGCGTAAGGAGACGCGCATGGTTCTTAATCGGATTGCCTTCAAGATGCAATCTTCGCAGATTTACCAATCCAACGAGTGGGGATATATCTCGAATGGCATTCTGCTGTAGCCATAACTCTCTCAATCGTGTTAATCCCGAAAGAGGACTCACGTCACTAATTTGATTCACTTCAAGAAATAACCACCCTAACTGCGTCAATCTAGCAAGCGGTCGGATATCACGGATTTGATTATCATTCAGTGCTAATCTCAATAATTGTGTTAGTCCTGTCAGTGGACTGATGTTACTGATTTGATTCTGCCCTATAACTAACTCTTTTAACTGCGTCAGTCCTGTTAGTGGACTAATGTCTCGAATTTGATTACTATTGAGACCCAAAGACGCTAACTGTGTCATCCTTGTCAGTGAACTAACGTTTCTGATTTGATTATCACTCAGATTTAACTCCACTAACTGCGTCAATCCTGCAAGTGGAGATATATCACTGATTTGATTACCCTGGAGATGTAACAGTTCTAAAGGCATCAACCCGGCGAGTGAACTCACATCTCGAATCTGATTATCAGCAAGTGCTAAAAACCTCAACTGAGTTAACCCCGCGAGTGGACTCACGTTTTGAATTTGATTGTCAGCAAGTACTAAATTCTGCAATTGAGTTAATCCTGCGACTGGGCTCACGTCGGTGATTTGATTCCTCCAGAACTCTAAGTATTCTAACTGCGTCAACTCAGAAAGCGGATTGAGATTACTGATCTGATTATTATTGAGCAGTAACCGCTCTAATTGCGTTGCATGTTCCAATCCAGTGAGGTCTGTTATCTGGCGACCGTTAGCAGTTAGTGATATTAATCTTCGCATCCTCTGTTCAGTCATAGGTACGTTTGGTCCTAAGTTCAACGCCTCTCGGACAGCTGCAGCCAAATTTGGATCGGGTATCAGGTTTGTGCCGTCCGGTGCAGTGATCTCAACATCCACCTCAACGAGTTTTGTAAGACTCGCTAGTGGTGAGGTATCCGTAATCGGATTCTCCGCAAGGTATAACTGCGTTAGATTTGTCAATCCTGCAAGCGGGGACACATCACGGATTCGATTCGTCCTGAGATTTAGAATCACTAATTGTGTCAATCCTGCGAGTGGGGATACATCGCTGATTTGATTTTGGATGAGATATAACTCCACTAACTGCGTCAATCCGGAAAGCGGACTTACATCACTGATTTGATTCGCCCTAAGATTTAACCATTCTAATTGCGTCAATCTTGCGAGTGGAGATATATCGCTGATTTGATTGTCGCCAATCCATAAAAACTTTAACTGTGTCAGTTCAGCGAGTGGACTGATGTCGCTGATTTGATTGTTAGGGAGAATTAA
This window contains:
- a CDS encoding acetamidase/formamidase family protein, with protein sequence MATHHFEPTVYYTAIGAHEPVLHIESGDTVFTTTVDNAGYDATDTQVTERGNPQTGPFYIESAEPGDTLSIHFDRILPNRKIGRTAMVVAPNVLDPHYVASEMPEGGLAEWHVDVEKWTATLMTPETQLGKLTLPLEPMVGCFGVAPPRGQAISTATSSTHGGNMDYRGFKEGVTVYLPVFVPGALFHLGDGHAVQGDGEIVGTGIEISFDVQFTVEVLKGKSINWPRAENSDYILTAGNARPLDQAVQHATTELLRWLGELGLEKRAAHILLGQAVEYDMGNVFDPAYTMVCKIKKSILRDIGIM
- a CDS encoding leucine-rich repeat protein; its protein translation is MKKYFRLLVIFLALSCLVPHIASAQVVNIPDANLEAVLRDLFEANNVLGPNEPITRQHMELILGFDARERQIKNITGLEYATNIEQLILPNNQISDISPLAELTQLKFLWIGDNQISDISPLARLTQLEWLNLRANQISDVSPLSGLTQLVELYLIQNQISDVSPLAGLTQLVILNLRTNRIRDVSPLAGLTNLTQLYLAENPITDTSPLASLTKLVEVDVEITAPDGTNLIPDPNLAAAVREALNLGPNVPMTEQRMRRLISLTANGRQITDLTGLEHATQLERLLLNNNQISNLNPLSELTQLEYLEFWRNQITDVSPVAGLTQLQNLVLADNQIQNVSPLAGLTQLRFLALADNQIRDVSSLAGLMPLELLHLQGNQISDISPLAGLTQLVELNLSDNQIRNVSSLTRMTQLASLGLNSNQIRDISPLTGLTQLKELVIGQNQISNISPLTGLTQLLRLALNDNQIRDIRPLARLTQLGWLFLEVNQISDVSPLSGLTRLRELWLQQNAIRDISPLVGLVNLRRLHLEGNPIKNHARLLTLLGKNPDMKIYLKEGGEPLPVTLSSFRAELTPAGVVVKWTTQSEVDNAGFYIYRSENIDGTFKVVNPTLIQGAGTTSERHTYTWTDTTAKPNIVYYYRIEDVSHAGVRKQLATVRMRGFVSSSGKMITKWGDLKLQK